One Nitrospirota bacterium genomic window, CAGGCCATCCCTGAATGCCAGTTTTCTCAGTTTTTCGTTTGCTGTCTGGAGTTCACTTGCAAATTTTTCAGCCCTCTTTTTTTCCTGCTTGAGCTTGATAACAAGCTGTTCATATGAGAGGTTAACCCTGCCGAGTTCCTCATTGGCATCCATCAGGAGTTCAGAGTAAGGTTTGAAGTTGCCCGGATCGAGGTTGTAGGAAGAAAGTATCTCAACGGTTTTTTCCGCTACAGAGTCTATATATGAGTTTGCAAAGCCTTCTTCAAGCCCGAATTCATCCTTCAGAAAGGAACGGAGTTTATCCAGTTTCTCAATACCCCTGCTGGAGTGATAAAAGGATGAGGCCATATCCGAGATCCTGAGTATTTTTACAGTATCCTTTAATTCCGCGGGACAGGGCACGGTGTTGTGGTGACAGGCAATCGGCAGAAAGATACTTTCGGGAAGGCCCCATTTCTTCAATAGCTCGGAGCCTGTTTTCTGATGATAATAGCCCAGCACTTTTTTTTCAGCTCCAACGACATCCATGTCGGTAAATCGCTTTTTATCGAGAACCTGCTGGTATTTAAGGGGGTCCACCAGATACATCACTATTATGCCGATATCCATAAGAAGTGCTGTTACAAATGTGTCATCGGTCTTTTTTCCAATATGCTTGGAGATGATCTCCGATGCAACCGCTGCAGTTAGAGACCTCTTCCAGAAAAAATTAAAATCGAACAGCTCGTTGTTGTCGCTCATCATATGGGAAATGATCATGAAGGAGAGTGCGATGTTTTTCAGGGCGTCCACACCGAGTATGCTTACGGCCTTCTCAAGGCTGTCAACCTTGTAGGGAAGGGCGTAGAACGAGGAGTTCACAATACTCAGTATCTTGGCAGTCAGGGCCGGATCGGATGCGATTATCTCCGACAGTTCTTTAAAGGAGAAATCGTCCTTTTTAACAGCCTCAAGTACCCTGATGGCAATGACGGGCGGTGAGGGCAGCCTCGTTGGATTAAGCCCTTCAGTTTTTAGATTTTCCATATAACGATGTTGCTTGCTATACCATCAAGTGTATTCATGAAACCACTGTACGTATAACTTATCGTCCGGTCTGAGAAAAACTTTAACATTTCTCCTTTTTTATAACTGTTCTTCCGTATTAGAAAATCCTCTCTTAATGAGTATCAAACGGAGTGAGAGCACACATGATTGTTCGGCGCGAAGTGCCTCACAACCATGGAAAAAGACTTAAGGGACATCCTATAGTCCCCTAAATTCAGTAATTAACGGCTTAATGCAGGGTGGGCTGAGCCTGTGCACCTCCCCGTTTCATCAAAAAGACAAGTGGCAGTATGGTTAACATCATGACAGCGAGCAGAAAGAACGCATCATTAAAGGCAAGCATATGTGACTGGCGCTGGAGTTCGAAATAGATTACGGCGTCAGGATTGGCTGTATGAATGCCGGCGGTTGTCATGGCTGAAGAGAGCTTTTCCT contains:
- a CDS encoding HDOD domain-containing protein; translated protein: MENLKTEGLNPTRLPSPPVIAIRVLEAVKKDDFSFKELSEIIASDPALTAKILSIVNSSFYALPYKVDSLEKAVSILGVDALKNIALSFMIISHMMSDNNELFDFNFFWKRSLTAAVASEIISKHIGKKTDDTFVTALLMDIGIIVMYLVDPLKYQQVLDKKRFTDMDVVGAEKKVLGYYHQKTGSELLKKWGLPESIFLPIACHHNTVPCPAELKDTVKILRISDMASSFYHSSRGIEKLDKLRSFLKDEFGLEEGFANSYIDSVAEKTVEILSSYNLDPGNFKPYSELLMDANEELGRVNLSYEQLVIKLKQEKKRAEKFASELQTANEKLRKLAFRDGLTGLYNHLYFQELMEREMERASRYGHPLSLIMIDIDLFKKINDTYGHPQGD